A genomic stretch from Deltaproteobacteria bacterium includes:
- a CDS encoding helix-turn-helix transcriptional regulator: protein MKRWFSYAADGAVVAGDFHSRDRPRPEDIRATGATTTGDTSQALATSECHEGREVNDSAGNLVRALRRRLGMTQEQLAAAVGVAFSTVSRWENAHREPSPLSWRAVQELARQRGLGEHFLPGPGPTNAE from the coding sequence ATGAAGCGGTGGTTCAGTTACGCGGCGGACGGGGCGGTCGTGGCAGGCGATTTCCACTCCCGGGATCGACCGAGGCCCGAGGACATCCGCGCGACCGGTGCGACCACCACCGGCGACACATCGCAGGCGCTGGCTACGTCAGAGTGCCATGAGGGGCGCGAAGTGAACGACAGCGCAGGGAACCTCGTCCGCGCGCTGCGACGGCGCCTGGGCATGACCCAGGAGCAGCTCGCGGCCGCTGTCGGGGTGGCCTTCTCGACCGTGAGCCGCTGGGAGAACGCACACCGTGAGCCGAGCCCGCTCTCGTGGCGCGCCGTCCAGGAGCTTGCCCGTCAGCGTGGTCTCGGCGAGCACTTCTTGCCGGGCCCGGGTCCAACCAACGCGGAATGA